A window of Phoenix dactylifera cultivar Barhee BC4 unplaced genomic scaffold, palm_55x_up_171113_PBpolish2nd_filt_p 001753F, whole genome shotgun sequence genomic DNA:
aaaaattcaaatttgcatgaatactatcttaaagttatatttatttctgtactctcataaaatactatttttacaCAAATgtccctaatataacggttcttctaacaACGTTAATAAAACcatagttatttaaatttaaaaaaaaacaaaattttaaaattattttttttgttctccTTTGCGATCGctttataaatgtttctttttgcacatctactcattaaggatattttagtcattttaatttgaaatcgttaattttttaatgacaTTGATGGTGTGGGTACAtctacaaaaacaaaaataaaaaaaagaataaaatagcaaaacaagtatttatgaagatatacatataaatatcaattttgaaaagatatttatacaaaattcgatatttagaagaatatttatgtaaaaaaattctaaatttcATTGTATACGTACGTTATAAAACAGATAATAGGAGGAGGTCTCTAAGAAGATAGTTCATGAATTACAATGTTTGCTATAACGTTTTAAGGATTGTTAGTGTAGACATTGGATGAGGTGCTTGGGAATTCAAATATCAAAGATCAATCATTACCAGTATTGCTTCACttcttcaaaaagaaaagaatggatCAGATTCGCTTCTTTTTTAAGCATGTTGGTTCAGAAATTCACAGTGCTCATCATCAGagacaaaaagaaaatcaaaaatgaAGGTCGATCGTACTAAGGATTTCATGGATGACGGCTGTTGCCAAAAAAATCAaccttgagaggttgtcgcagTCTTTAGCCAGCGGCGTTTCTCTTAATTCTTCTGCACAAATTATTCCCACTATGGAAGCAGAACCAATCACGTCTTCAGCTGCAGTAAAGTTTTTGGATGCAATGAAATCCGCCGACTGCTTGAGAACTGTTATGGTAGTATTCTCGTAAAGATGCGAGCAAGTCTCCATGGATTCCTTCGTGGTTGGATCCGAGACATTCTTCAAGAACTCCATTATTTTGGACTCAATGCTTGTGGCATTGGCTatggatagtttcagagaaaTGGCTGCAAGTCCGAGGACATCAGCAGCTTCGCTTTTAGGATCGGCCTCAAGAGCTTGGACGCAGAAGTTGTAGTCGACGGAGCCACCAGAGATTTTACTACAAACGTCTTTTATTGTGGGCGAGACACAGAACGAGGTTTGGACGAAGAGAAACAAAATGAGGACATTGAAAAGCATAGAGGGCCTCATTAGTCCTTTCCTTCTTACAATTTATTTTTCTCTGTTGAATAAGCTCCTATGAAGATGCATTGATACACCAAAGGTCTTCTATTTATAAAGTATGGGATGAACTGACCTAAAATTTGCTGACCAAAGTtgttttatttaagaaataaatattttatatttgtaaACTTCTGTAAGGCATGTATCAAAAAGTTTCTTGCCAAGTTTATAAATTCGAGATAGGAAATGAACGATTACTGAGCAAATATGATCAGCCTGCGTTGATCTTCTATTCCATATTATCATCTTTGAACAAATCGTATTGCAGTGTATCAGTATCGGATCATCAATTGTTCTAATTATATTAGCAAATCATTTATAATGGTTGAgtgattgatttaattaaaatcaCTTTGCCAACTAATTTCCAAATATGTTGCAAATATTCTTGATGCTAAAATTGATTGTTGTAATTATTAAAGAGGAAAGCttccaaatttattcaaaattaaATTAATCGAGTATATTTAATAATATATCAGTGGTTAACGCCACCAAATCTACTCACCAGCTACATATGCTCATCCCATTGAGATTTACTCCTATTCTAAAAGAAACAAATTATGGCATACATAACCTTATACGGTGAAGGAAATAAATAATGGTATACAAGGAAACAAATTATCGTATATAACTTCTAAGGCTGCAAATAGGTTGGATTGATCCGTGATCCGACCTGCCCCGACCCGCTTAGATCCTATCCGACCCATTTAGGAGGACCCGTGGGGTCGGGTCGGATTCTAAAATTGGacttgttttaatttttggattagGTCTAGGTTTAGTGAATTCGTACCTGATCAGAtccatttaaattttgaatgatTTTGGGTTTCCAATTCCATGACCCCCTCCGATCCAACTCtaatctgtaaaattatttagGCTCGCAGGGCATAGGGGTTGCAAACCAAACAATTGAAGTTATTTGGGCCCGACACATTCTTCAACAATGGGAGGCCCTCGAAGGAGCTAAATAGAGGGACAGAACTCATCCTCCGGCAGGGGAATCCGATCTGCAAGATTGAATCTTGGGGTGAGATTTCAAAGGAGACTAGCTTGGAGTGCAGAATGAATTGGATTTAGCTAACGGTATCTCATGATTTGGGGTCTGGGATTTAGAGCCAAAGGAGGGAGGAATATTGGGACAGGTTGCAGGAaagaggaggatgggagatgggtttaaatcaagaaaagcaaCAATGAGAGTGAGAGCATAAGAGATTCTTTCTTATCTATCGACACGGCTAAAATCACACAAGGAGATAAAGACAAGATTCGTAAGAAATTTAAAAGAGGATCCAAGCCGATGAAGTGTGGGTCATCGATTGTCCATCACCCACCGTGCCGTCAGTCTCGACGCTCGCTGCAAGCAAGCCAAGGTAAGAGGCCGTC
This region includes:
- the LOC120109038 gene encoding putative invertase inhibitor, which codes for MRPSMLFNVLILFLFVQTSFCVSPTIKDVCSKISGGSVDYNFCVQALEADPKSEAADVLGLAAISLKLSIANATSIESKIMEFLKNVSDPTTKESMETCSHLYENTTITVLKQSADFIASKNFTAAEDVIGSASIVGIICAEELRETPLAKDCDNLSRLIFLATAVIHEILSTIDLHF